One Torulaspora globosa chromosome 5, complete sequence DNA window includes the following coding sequences:
- the CBP3 gene encoding Cbp3p (ancestral locus Anc_6.232), which translates to MMSSRLVKSQLSRSFEICHLQNRARLFWSASPLYKADKATELESPEAVAKQSHMRSEPLDFSNNASVKAPKTKIVAESKYESRNYELPKWKEALGELFIKTFRLDMDKVRAGPVAGFYYYTLCKEQALQYEGEKLSDTAKFFYEDLKLPRTFSQWFQITLLHEWILFVRMRAMPFKYGRNYQQKLVDRTFADIEMRLFEEMNVNSGRIADQYLKDFNTQMRGAVFAYDEGFYTDDATLAAAVWRNLFSGRKNIDMVHLEAVVRYIRSQLYVLSRLSDRDFAMGNFKFVPPNESVTVLTPEQEAELKRKVAEKYEAMDKDSNTLPSNRSKLSYTN; encoded by the coding sequence ATGATGTCTAGTCGTCTAGTTAAGAGTCAATTGAGTCGGTCCTTTGAGATATGTCACTTACAAAACAGAGCCCGCCTATTTTGGTCGGCTTCACCGCTGTACAAGGCAGACAAGGCAACCGAGCTTGAATCCCCAGAAGCAGTGGCCAAGCAGTCTCATATGAGGTCCGAACCGTTGGATTTCAGTAATAATGCATCTGTTAAGGCACCAAAGACCAAAATCGTGGCGGAATCAAAATACGAATCCAGAAATTACGAACTGCCCAAGTGGAAAGAAGCACTCGGTGAACTATTTATCAAGACTTTTAGATTGGATATGGACAAAGTAAGAGCAGGGCCTGTAGCAGGCTTTTACTATTACACGCTTTGTAAAGAACAGGCGTTGCAGTATGAAGGCGAAAAGCTTTCTGACACGGCGAAATTCTTCTACGAGGATTTAAAGCTTCCTCGAACCTTTTCGCAATGGTTCCAAATTactcttcttcatgaatGGATTCTGTTTGTTCGTATGCGTGCAATGCCCTTCAAATATGGCCGCAACTACCAACAGAAGTTGGTCGACAGGACCTTTGCTGATATCGAAATGAGACTGTTTGAGGAAATGAATGTTAACTCAGGTAGGATAGCGGACCAGTATTTGAAGGACTTCAATACTCAGATGCGTGGTGCCGTGTTCGCTTATGATGAGGGCTTCTATACAGACGATGCTACTCTTGCGGCCGCTGTGTGGAGAAACCTTTTCAGCGGCAGGAAGAACATCGATATGGTTCATTTGGAAGCTGTTGTAAGGTACATTCGTTCCCAACTGTACGTCCTGAGCAGACTATCTGATAGAGACTTTGCAATGGGTAATTTCAAATTTGTGCCACCCAATGAGTCGGTGACAGTATTAACTCCAGAGCAGGAAGCTgagttgaagagaaaggtGGCAGAAAAGTATGAGGCCATGGACAAGGATTCAAACACTTTGCCAAGTAATAGAAGTAAACTCTCGTACACGAACTAA